The genomic DNA ACATTCTAGGAGTTTACATATGAGGTCATCCCCTTGCAATGTCAAGGCGTGTCGGGATCATCTAGAAACCCCATATACTTTTCCGCAATGAAGACCtacaaaaaagaaaaaaaaaaaaaaaaaaaaagaagaatcGCCCACCAGGCGCTACTGCTCTGTAATTTTACACGTTGAACGCTGCACAACCGGGACCAGACCAACCCACTACCGTCTCTTGATGTTGATATCCAATCCCAGGGGCTTCCTCAGGAAGCCTTCGCTCGTCTCCATGTAATCCTGCCGCAGCTCGACGCGGTACCTCCTCGCCCACGTCGCCACGATCAGcttcatctccatctcggccacgTTCCTCCCCacgcaggccctcggcccCGTGCTGAAGGGGATGAAGGCGTTCTTctgcctcgccgtcggcgcctcCCACCTCTCCGGGCGgaagtcgtcggcgtccgggCCCCAGATCTCCTTGGAGTGGTGCATCGTGTACGACGGCACGCTGAGGACCGTGCCGGGCGGGAAGTAGTGGCCGCGGATCGTCACGCCAGGCGAGTCGGCCGGGATCTCGCGCGGGAGGCCGATGCCCGAGGTGGAGTGGTGGCGGAGGGCCTCGTTGATGACCATGGCGAGGTAGGGCAGGTCCTTGACCATGTCGTAGGTCGGCACCTCGCAGGTGGCGGggatggcgtcgtcgagctccctttgcagcttctcgagcaCGCCGGGGGTTCGCGCCGCGTGGAACAGCAGCGCGCAGGACGAGTTGGACGTCGTGTCGCTCCCGGCGATCAGCTGGGTcagcgcctcggccgtgAGCTCTTCCCGGCACAGGGGCTCCCCCTTCTCGTCACGCCCCTCCATCAGACGCGCCAGCAGGTCCAGACGGTCAACGTCGGGCGGGTTGTCCAGCCTGGCCTTGACccgggcgatggcgatgcccGCGAGGTTCTGCACGGCCTCCAGGCCCTGGCTGAAGAAGGGGTCCGGGAGGTACTTTGCCCATGGCTTCAGCTCGGGCAGGATTCccaacgtcgccgagacCTCGCCTCTCCTGTTCAGGATCTCGATGGCGGGCGCGTAGATGGGCGGGCTGGTGGGCGACTCGCGGacctcggcgatgtcggcgCCGGACTCGAGCATGCCAAAGGGCGCGCCGAAGGCGAGATcgccgatgatgtcgaaCGCCAGGTAGTTGAACCACTTCAGGCAGTCAATGGTGGCGCCGGCCGGGTTGTTcttgacgagctcgtccCACTTCTTGACGAAGAGCACCAGGTTCCCGTGCATGTACGGCTCGAACTGGCTGATGGACTTGGCGGAAAAGGTGTGCGAGACCATCTTGCGCTTGCGCGTGTGTTCATGGCGGTCCCTGGTGTTGAAGAGACCGCGACGGATGGAGACGAAGGCATCGTAAAAGTTGCTGGTGCGGGGGATCAGGCCATTGGGTTAGACTCATGATGGACGCAATCAATGGATGAGAATGCCAGTAATACGAGATGATGGACTTGAACTCACGCTTTCAGAAAGCCGTTGCCGTGACCGTAGATGGTCTGaatggcgtcgtcgtcggcaatGCTCACATGGTTTGGCTGAATTCGGACGACGGGGCCCAGCTTCTTGTGGACTTGGTCGACCGTGAGGTATCTGTTGCCGCGCCGGACAACAGAGAGCAGCCACAAGTTGGTGAATTGCGCCGGGAAGGGAGCCGGTATGTCGCGGATCTGGGCGAACGTGACAAAGTAAGGATAGAGATAGTAGACCGCGATGCCTGCCACCAACAGGACCGGTGCCCAGGGTGAGGCGAGGAGCTCAACGACAGCCATTGTCGAGATTTTTCTCTCGGGTGTACCTTTAGGGTTGATCAAGACAACGGCTCCGCAACAGAGGAAATGGGCTGACAGAGGACGATGAAGCCGTTCTCATAGAGTAGTAGGCGACGTAGGCGTTTCTCAAACTTGATAATTGAACTCAGCTG from Colletotrichum higginsianum IMI 349063 chromosome 3, whole genome shotgun sequence includes the following:
- a CDS encoding Benzoate 4-monooxygenase — encoded protein: MAVVELLASPWAPVLLVAGIAVYYLYPYFVTFAQIRDIPAPFPAQFTNLWLLSVVRRGNRYLTVDQVHKKLGPVVRIQPNHVSIADDDAIQTIYGHGNGFLKANFYDAFVSIRRGLFNTRDRHEHTRKRKMVSHTFSAKSISQFEPYMHGNLVLFVKKWDELVKNNPAGATIDCLKWFNYLAFDIIGDLAFGAPFGMLESGADIAEVRESPTSPPIYAPAIEILNRRGEVSATLGILPELKPWAKYLPDPFFSQGLEAVQNLAGIAIARVKARLDNPPDVDRLDLLARLMEGRDEKGEPLCREELTAEALTQLIAGSDTTSNSSCALLFHAARTPGVLEKLQRELDDAIPATCEVPTYDMVKDLPYLAMVINEALRHHSTSGIGLPREIPADSPGVTIRGHYFPPGTVLSVPSYTMHHSKEIWGPDADDFRPERWEAPTARQKNAFIPFSTGPRACVGRNVAEMEMKLIVATWARRYRVELRQDYMETSEGFLRKPLGLDINIKRR